DNA from Candidatus Nanoarchaeia archaeon:
AAAGCCCTGCCAACCAGAAGCTCATAGATACCACCTTGCAAAGCCTCGATCCATCGGCAAACAAAGCCAAGATAGGAGCAAATGCTGCCTTGGCTGTCAGCATGGCAGCCTGCCGCCTTGGAGCAGGGAACCGAGAGCTCTTCCAGCACATCAGCAATCTTGCAGGAAACAAGAAAATAAGGCTGCCTGTTCCTCAAATGAATATCCTAGACGGAGGGGCCCATGTCGGAGCAGAGCACGACATCCAGGAGTATATGATTGTTCCACTAAAATTTAAGTCGTTCTCCGAAGCATTAAGAGCAGGAACAGAGGCTTACCATATTGTTAAGGAAAGAATA
Protein-coding regions in this window:
- the eno gene encoding phosphopyruvate hydratase (catalyzes the formation of phosphoenolpyruvate from 2-phospho-D-glycerate in glycolysis); protein product: MTVIREVKALEILDSRGNPTVQAIIRTSKGAAKASVPSGASTGIHEAHELRDGGKRYNGKGVLKAVANVNTKIAKALRGKSPANQKLIDTTLQSLDPSANKAKIGANAALAVSMAACRLGAGNRELFQHISNLAGNKKIRLPVPQMNILDGGAHVGAEHDIQEYMIVPLKFKSFSEALRAGTEAYHIVKERI